A stretch of the Perca flavescens isolate YP-PL-M2 chromosome 10, PFLA_1.0, whole genome shotgun sequence genome encodes the following:
- the nkx3-2 gene encoding homeobox protein Nkx-3.2: MAVRGNSLMPFSIQAILNKKDDSRHLPDLDMCFSKTACWKIFGEMNGGSRRDDGEACEPTDQKSYDSDSGLSDDNDSKTPGVCKSEKDGDPASDVPEESLQEETDHESAAAENAKSDSEPNNADSSTLDEKSLAQPKQRKKRSRAAFSHAQVFELERRFNHQRYLSGPERADLAASLKLTETQVKIWFQNRRYKTKRRQMAADLMASTPAAKKVAVKVLVRDDQRQYSPGEILRPPLLSLQPSYYYPYAYCLPAWTLSACAGNQ; encoded by the exons ATGGCCGTTCGTGGTAACTCGCTGATGCCTTTCTCAATCCAAGCCATCCTGAACAAAAAGGACGACAGCCGACACTTGCCAGATTTGGACATGTGCTTCTCCAAAACGGCGTGCTGGAAAATATTTGGGGAGATGAACGGCGGGTCTCGGAGAGATGATGGGGAAGCTTGTGAGCCGACGGACCAGAAAAGCTACGACTCAGACTCGGGACTCAGCGATGACAACGACAGCAAGACTCCAGGCGTGTGCAAGTCCGAGAAAGACGGAGACCCTGCGTCGGATGTGCCGGAGGAAAGTTTGCAGGAGGAGACGGACCACGAGTCTGCAGCTGCGGAAAACGCAAAGAGTGACAGTGAGCCCAATAATGCAG ACTCCAGCACCCTGGACGAGAAGAGCCTGGCCCAGCCCAAACAGCGGAAAAAGCGCTCCAGGGCCGCCTTCTCTCATGCGCAGGTCTTCGAGCTGGAGCGTCGCTTCAACCACCAGCGGTACCTGTCCGGGCCGGAGCGGGCGGACCTGGCGGCCTCCCTGAAGCTCACAGAGACTCAGGTCAAGATCTGGTTCCAGAACCGCCGGTATAAGACGAAGCGCCGCCAAATGGCTGCCGACCTGATGGCGTCGACCCCGGCAGCCAAGAAGGTGGCGGTGAAAGTTTTGGTGCGGGACGACCAGAGACAGTACAGCCCGGGAGAGATCCTGAGGCCCCCGCTGCTCTCCCTGCAGCCGTCCTACTATTACCCCTACGCCTACTGCCTCCCTGCATGGACACTCTCCGCATGTGCGGGGAATCAGTGA